CTGCTCCAGCGCGACGAAGGACTGCAGCAGCTCGGGCGGCAGGTTGTCCACGCAGTAGTAGCCGGCGTCTTCCAGCGCGCGCAGCGCCACCGTCTTGCCCGAGCCGGACATGCCGGTGATGAGGACCAGTTCCAGGCTCATGGCGCGCTGCCCAGCATTTCCTTGGCGTGCGCCAGCGTGGTGCCCGAGAGCCGCTCGCCGCCCAGCATGCGGGCCACTTCCGCCACCCGCTGCTCGCCGTTCACCGCGGCGACTTCGCTGGTGGTGCCGGCGCGGTCGCTGCGCTTGGACACGACCAGGTGGTGGTCGGCGCAGGCGGCCACCTGCGGCAGGTGGGTGACCGCCAGCACCTGCCGGTCGCGGCCCAGCTGCTTCATCAGCCGCCCGACCGTCTCGGCCACCGCACCGCCCACGCCCGCATCGACCTCGTCGAAGATCAGCGTGCCGGCCGTTCCCAGCCGGCTGGTGGTGACGGCAATGGCCAGCGCGATGCGCGAGAGTTCGCCGCCGGAAGCGACCTTGCCCACCGGTCGCGGCGTGGCGCCGGGGTGCCCGGCGACGAGGAAGGCGACGTCGTCCAGCCCGAAGGCCGCCGGTTGCGCCAGCGGTTCCAGGGCCACCTCGAAGCGGCCGCCCTGCATGCCCAGCCCCTGCATGGCCTGGGTGATGGCCTGCGCCAGCCGGGGCGCCGCCTTGGCCCGCGCCTTCGACAGGGCCGTGGCCGCAGCCTTGTAGGCGCGCGCGCCGTCCTGCTCGGCCGCTTCCAGGGCGGCGAGATCCGCTGCCTGGTCGAGCTTCTTCAGGTCGGCCTTCCAGCCGGCCAGCAAGGCCGGCAGTTCCGCCGGGCCGCGCTTGTAGCGGCGCGCCAGCGACAGCCACAGCGCCATGCGCTCGTCCAGCTGGGCCAGGCGCTGCGGATCCAGGTCGGTGCGGCGCAGCCAGGCGTGCAACGAATGCGCGGCATCCTGCGCCTGCGCCAGCGCCGAGGCCAGCACTTCGGCCAGCGCCTCGAATTGCGGCTCCAGGTGCTGCTGCGCCTGCAGCAGCGCCAGCGCCTGGGAGAGCCGGCTGGTGGCGCCGACTTCATCGCCCTCCAGCGCCTGCACCGCGGCGTCGGCGGCATCCAGCAGCGCCTGGGCGTGCGACAGGCGCGTATGGTCGGCATTCAGCTCGTCCCACTCGTCGGCCGCCGGCGCCAGCTTGTCGACTTCGCCGATCTGCCAGGCCAGGCGCTCGCGTTCGCGCTGGAGCGTGTCCTGCGCCTCGCGCGCCTGGGCCAGCGCCTTCTGCGCGGCGCGCCATTGCTGCCAGGCCTGCTGCACGGCGGCGTCGGATGCGCCGGCATAGGCGTCGAGCAGCGCGCGCACGGCGTCGGCCCGCGTCAGGCTTTGCCAGGCGTGCTGGCCATGGATGTCCACCAGCAGCTCGCCGGCCTGGCGCAACTGGGTGGCGGTGGCGGGGCCGCCGTTGATCCAGCCGCGGCTCTTGCCCTGGCTGTCGACGGTGCGGCGCAGCAGCAGGCTGTCGCCGGCGTCGAAGCCGGCTTCCTCCAGCCAGGCCTGCAGGCCGGGGGCAAGGTCGAACTCGGCGCTGATGTCGGCGCGGGCCGCGCCCTCGCGCACCACGCCGGCGTCGGCGCGCGCGCCCAGCGCCAGCTGCAGCGCATCGACCAGGATGGACTTGCCCGCGCCGGTCTCGCCGGTCAGCACGGTGAAGCCGGCGCCCAGCTCCAGGTCCAGTTCGCGCACGATCACGAAATCGCGCAGTGCGATACGCCGCAGGCTCATGATCCGCCCTCGTTCCAGTGCAGCTTCTGGCGCAGCGTGTCGTAGTAGCTCCAGCCGCGCGGGTGCAGGAAGCGCACCTGGTGCTGGGAGCGCTTGACCAGGATGCGGTCGCCGTGCAGCAGCGAGGCCAGCGACTGCATGTCGAAATTGGCGCTGGCATCGCGACCGGCGACCAGCTCGATGGCGATTTCCACCGAATCGGGGATGACGATCGGGCGGTTGGACAGCGTGTGCGGGGCGATCGGCACCAGCGCGAAGGCCGGGTTGCCGGGGTGCAGCATCGGCCCGCCGGCCGACAGGGCATACGCCGTCGAGCCCGTGGGCGTGGCCACGATCAGGCCGTCGGCCCGCTGGCTGGCCACGAAGTGGCCGTCGACTTCGATGCGCAGTTCCACCATGCCGGAGGTGGCGCCGCGGTTGACCACCACGTCGTTCATGGCCTGGGCCTTGAACACGCAATGGCCGTCGCGCATCACCTGGGCCAGCATCAGGCTGCGCCGGTCTTCCTCGAACTCGCCGCGCAGCATCGGGCCCAGCACCTCGCGGTAGCTGTCCAGCCGGATGTCGGTGATGAACCCCAGCCGCCCCTGGTTGATGCCGATCAGCGGCACGCCGTGGCGGGCCAGTTGCCGGCCGATGCCCAGCATCGTGCCGTCGCCTCCGACCACCAGGCCCAGGTCGCACCGGTCGCCGATGGCCGCCACGTCCAGCATCGGATAGCCCACGATTCCGCACGTGGTGGCGGTGTCGTGCTCGAGGGCCACGTCGCAGCCCTCGTCCGACAGGTAGTGGGCGATGTCCTCCAGCGCGGCCCGGTTCCCGGCGGCCGCGGCCCCGCCAGCGGCGGCGTGGTACTTGCCGATCAGGGCGACGCGCTGGAACAGGGGCTTCATCGGCTCAGATTAAACCACCCGCGGCGGCCCGCGAAAGGGCCGGCTCTCGTCGATCCAGCCGGGCGCGCGGGCGACCGGAGGCCGGGAATCCTTAGAATGGCCGAGAGGCCTGTTGAACATGCTCGATGACCGTGCCAAGTTGTTGCTGAAAGCGCTGGTCGAGCGCTACATCGCCGAGGGGCAGCCGGTGGGCTCGCGCACCCTCTCGCGTGCCTCCGGGCTGGAGCTGTCGCCCGCGACCATCCGCAACGTGATGTCCGACCTGGAGCAGCTGGGCCTGATCGCCAGCCCGCACACCTCCGCCGGCCGGGTGCCCACCGCCCGCGGCTACCGCCTGTTCGTGGACACCATGATGACGGTGCAGCGCGAGCAGTTCTCCGCGCCCAGCCTGCCGGCCGACCAGCCGCAGCGCGTGATCGCCAACGCCGCCCAGCTGCTGTCCAACCTGTCGCACTTCGTCGGCGTGGTGGTGGCGCCGCGGCGCGGCTCGGTGTTCCGCCACATCGAGTTCCTGCGCCTGTCCGAGCGCCGCTACCTGGTCATCATCGTCTCGCCCGACGGCGACGTGCAGAACCGGGTCGTCTTCACCGACACCGACTACACCCAGCAGCAACTGGTGGAGGCGGCCAACTTCCTCAACACCCACTACGCCGGCCTGGGGATCGAGCAGGTGCGCGAGCGCCTGAAGACCGAGGTGGAGCGGCTGCGCGGCGAGATCGTCCAGCTGATGCAGACGGCGGTCGACGCCAGCTCCGAGGCCTTCGCCCAGGCGGACGAGGTCGTGATCTCCGGCGAGCGCAACCTGCTGGAGGTCTCGGACTTCTCCAGCGACATGTCGCACCTGCGCAAGGCGTTCGAGCTGTTCGAGCAGAAGACCCAGCTCATGCGGCTGCTCGACATCTCCAGCCAGGCCGAGGGCGTGCGCATCTACATCGGCGGCGAAAGCCAGATGGTGCCGATCGAGGAGCTGTCGGTCGTCAGCGCCCCGTACGAAGTGGACGGCCAGGTGGTCGGCACCCTGGGCGTGATCGGCCCGACCCGCATGCCCTACGACCGCATGATCCAGATCGTCGACATCACGGCCCGGCTGGTCAGCAACGCGCTGAGCCACAACAAGGGCAGCGAGCGCGGCTGAGGCCCGCCACCGCGCTGCTACCGCAGCCGCGGCTCCCTACAATCCGCCCACGGTCGGGGCGTTAGCTCAGTTGGTCAGAGCAGGGGACTCATAATCCCTTGGTCGCTGGTTCAAGTCCAGCACGCCCTACCAAGCCTCGCGTCAGCACAGGCCTGACGGGGCTCCGTGTGCAGTCCGCCGGTGACGGCGGTGTTCAACGCACCAGGAGCACCTCGATGGTCCATTTTCCTCAGTCCGCCGGTGGCGGCGTCGTGTCTGGCGGCACGGCGCAAGCCGGAACCGCAGCGCCCCACGGGGGCGCTGGCGCAAGCGCGCCCGTTCGCGTGCAGATGAGCCCGCCGGTCTCGGCCTTGTGCCCGTTGCCGCTGCGCGCCGGCAGCTTGCCCACGGGCGAGCTGATCGAGCTGTACATGACCCACTACAGCGGCCGCGACACCACGCGTGGCCACCGCCTGAGCTGGTGGAAAGCGCGTGTGGGTCACCTCGCGCTGCAGGACCTCAGCGACGACCACATCCACGTCGCCCTGCAGGGGTTGTCGCAGTACAACAGCCGCTACTTCGCCGGCCGCGACGCCGACCACAAGCCCATTTTCAAGGCGCGGCCCAAGCCGGTGGCGCCGGCCACCCTCAACCGCTACGCCGCCGCGTTGGCGGCCGTCCTGACCTGGGCCATCAAAAAGCGCATTGCCCCCAAGCACTACGTGCACCCGTGCCGCACCATCGAGCGCCAGGCGGAGAACAACGAGCGCGTGCGGTTCCTTTCGGACGACGAGCGCGAGCGGCTGCTCAAGGCCTGCCAGGCCTCGGGTTGGGACAAGCTGTACCTGATCGTGCTGATGGCGCTGACCACCGGCGCGCGCAAGAGCGACCTGACCAGCCTGCGCTGGGACAACATCGACTTCGAGCGCCAGCAGGCTTACTGCGGCCGCAGCAAGAATGGCGACCCGCGCGTGCTGCCGCTGGTCGCCCCGGTGCTGGCGCTGCTGCGCCAGCACCGCGGCGGCGACGCCGCGCTGATCTTCGGGTCCACCCGAGTGCCGGGCATCGCCTTCGATTTCAAGGACCACTGGAGGCGCGCGCTGGCGGCTGCGCGCATCCGCAATTTCCGCTTCCACGACCTGCGCCACAGCTGTGCCTCCACGCTCGCGCAGCACGGCGCCACGCTGCTGGAAATCGCGGACGTGCTGGGGCACCGGCAGCTGCAGATGACCAAGCGCTACAGCCACTTGACCACTGGGCACAAGGCTGAGCTGATCGAACGGGTCTGGGGCGACCTGCCGGCCGCGACGCCTGACTCGTGACCGTGAAAGCATGCTTTCAGAGCGAAAGGGGCGGCCGTTGACGACCTCGTTGACGACCTGCGTGGGACCCTTGACCGTGTCTAGAACCGGCTTCTAGAGTGGGTGTCTCAGCCATTTTGACGAACGAGGCGCCATGTCCAGAGCCCCCGCCAAAAAAGCCAAGTCCAGCAGCGCGAAGCCGGAGTGGCAGCAGGTCAAGATCCAGTTCAACCCGACGCCCGAGCAGCTGGCCGTGATCAGGCGCACCCAGCGCGTCACGTACTTGGGGCTGGGCCGCGACGGCCAGAAGAAGGTGGTCTTTGAGGGGCTCTTGCCGGGGCCCGCCTACCAGCCCGCGGCCGACGAGTGGAACGGCGCGTTCGACGCCGGCTTCGTCGATCGCGCCCTGCGTGGCGATCCGCACGTCCTGCGCGTGATCGCCACCGCCGAACTGAACCTCAACCGCGAGGCCATCGAGCGTACTGGCGGGGCGCTGGTGATGCGGGCCGGCCGCCACTGCCACAGCTTCGACATCGAGGTGCCGGCGTGGCTGCTGGCTGCGTTCGTCAAGTTCCATGAGCGCGTGGCGCTCTTCGGCTACGACGAGGCCGTCGGGCGCGAGCCGCTCACCAAGCGCTCACGCGAGACGCTGGCCAGACATGCCGCGTTGCGCCGGGCGGTGTCCTTGTCGCTGGCGGACGAGCTCTATCAGGACCCTCACCAGCCCATCACGGACCTCTATGGGATCGTCGGCGAGAAGTTGGGCATCGGCAAGTCCACCTGCTACGACATCTACCAGGAGGCGCTCCAGGAGGGCGGCTACGAGCTGCACGCCTTGCAGCGCTTCCTGCAGGCCTACATGAAGGAAACCCGCAGGAGGCTGCCCATGCCCTCGGTCACGGACGCGGGATAACTACTCCAAGAGCAGACGATTGTCTTTTGCCCAAATCCAGATTTGGGCAAAAAACGCATTCGAGAAGTTTCGGCACCATCCCCCGCGCACTGGCTCACGCAGAGCCAGCAACGGGCCCCCGCCAGGCCTGTACTGACGCAGAAGGACGCAATGGAACTCTCGATTTTCGACCTCGTGCGGGCGGAGACGTACTGGCAGTCGCGCCCGCACGTTTTCCCCTCCAAGGAGTCGTGGAACTGGTACAAGCGCAAGCACCGCGCCAAAATGGTCGAGGCCGGCGCGCTGCTCAAGCTGCGCGGCAGCGACTACGTCCACGCGGGCAACTGCGACATCTTCGTGCTGGCTGCGGCCCAGGCCGCCGCCGGCAAGCCGGGCGACCAGAACAGCTTCGACGCTTACCTCTCGGCTGACGCCCAGACTTGCGGGCAGGCGCAGGTTGTGCGCCAGGCCGAACAGCAGCGCGGCCAGCGCGGCGCGCCGGCCCACTGCATCGCCGTCACGTCGCACCCGGTGGCGGACAGCGACACCGAACTCGATGACCAGGCGGCGGTCGGGCCGCAAGTGCGCGAGGTGGGCTAGTCATGAGCACCTCCGAAGAAAGGTATTCCGTGGTCCGCGCCGGGCCCGATGTGGCCCAGCTCGCGCGCGATTTCCTGAAGGCGGAGCAGCGCTGGCGGTCCGATCCTCAGCCGAGGACCTTCGCGCTGATGAACTGCCGCAAGCTCGTGCTGGAAGCGAGCGTGCTGCACACGCCGGCGCCGTCCGCCAAGAAAGGGGGCATGAAGCTGACCCAACACCCCCCGTCGGCGACCTTCCCGGCCGTGCCTGACGAGGAATGCCAGAAGCTGAAGGACGACATCGGGCTCAATGGCCAGCGTGAGCCCGCGCTCGCGCTGGCCGGCGAGCGCGGACCTGATGCGGTGCGCGAAGCCGGCGTCAACGAGCTGCGCGCCGTCGTGGAGGCCGTGGTCGATGCCGTAGAGCAGTTGCGCGTCCAACGTCGCCAGCTGCAGGCGCGCATCGACGGCGCCTCCCACGCCAACACCGCGGGCGCACCGCCGATCACACCGGCCTCGCAGGGCCGCGAGTCGGAAGCAGCTGACTTTGAGTCGCTCCTGCGGGACGCGAGCCTCCAGCTGCAGGCATTGGGCATTGCCGGCGCCGGCGTCAACGAGGGCCCTCGCGCGAACGCCATGCTCGCGGCGGCGGTCGCCCAACTGTGCCAAGAGCGTGCAGGCAACGGTGTTCTGAAAGCGGAAAACGACGACCTCGTGGCCCACAGCTGCGAGCTCTTGACGCGCATCCATGCGCTGGGAGGGAAGGCGCCGTACGCCCATCCGGCGCTCGTGCGCGCTTACGCGGAGCGCGACTGGGACTTGAACATGCTCGTCCCGGACCTGGACGACGGCGGCCTCGGCCCGTTCGATCTCGGCCCGCCCTGAGGCCGACTTCGACGGCCACAACGCCGGCCAGCGCTGGCCCTCCCCCTGCAACCACCATGGACTCGAACGAAAACACTTCCACCAGCATCAAGAAGCTGAACATCGGCGTGATCCGCATCGACGGCGGCACCCAGGCGCGCGCTGAAGTCGCGAAGGCAGTCGTCGCAGATTACGCCGAGCGGATCCGGGCGGGCGTCAAGTTCCCGCCGGTCGTGGTCTTCCACGACGGTGCCGAGTACTGGTTGGCCGATGGCTTCCATCGCCTCCAGGCGCACCTGACGGCCCAGCGTGAAGTCATCGAGGTGGACGTGCGCGAGGGAGCGCTGCGCGAGGCGATCCTCTTCTCGCTGGGTGCCAACGCCGCCCATGGCCTGCGCCGCTCCAACGAGGACAAGCGCAAGGTGGTGGAGACCATGCTGCGCGACGCGGAATGGGTGCAG
The sequence above is a segment of the Ramlibacter tataouinensis genome. Coding sequences within it:
- the recN gene encoding DNA repair protein RecN — protein: MSLRRIALRDFVIVRELDLELGAGFTVLTGETGAGKSILVDALQLALGARADAGVVREGAARADISAEFDLAPGLQAWLEEAGFDAGDSLLLRRTVDSQGKSRGWINGGPATATQLRQAGELLVDIHGQHAWQSLTRADAVRALLDAYAGASDAAVQQAWQQWRAAQKALAQAREAQDTLQRERERLAWQIGEVDKLAPAADEWDELNADHTRLSHAQALLDAADAAVQALEGDEVGATSRLSQALALLQAQQHLEPQFEALAEVLASALAQAQDAAHSLHAWLRRTDLDPQRLAQLDERMALWLSLARRYKRGPAELPALLAGWKADLKKLDQAADLAALEAAEQDGARAYKAAATALSKARAKAAPRLAQAITQAMQGLGMQGGRFEVALEPLAQPAAFGLDDVAFLVAGHPGATPRPVGKVASGGELSRIALAIAVTTSRLGTAGTLIFDEVDAGVGGAVAETVGRLMKQLGRDRQVLAVTHLPQVAACADHHLVVSKRSDRAGTTSEVAAVNGEQRVAEVARMLGGERLSGTTLAHAKEMLGSAP
- a CDS encoding NAD kinase, which encodes MKPLFQRVALIGKYHAAAGGAAAAGNRAALEDIAHYLSDEGCDVALEHDTATTCGIVGYPMLDVAAIGDRCDLGLVVGGDGTMLGIGRQLARHGVPLIGINQGRLGFITDIRLDSYREVLGPMLRGEFEEDRRSLMLAQVMRDGHCVFKAQAMNDVVVNRGATSGMVELRIEVDGHFVASQRADGLIVATPTGSTAYALSAGGPMLHPGNPAFALVPIAPHTLSNRPIVIPDSVEIAIELVAGRDASANFDMQSLASLLHGDRILVKRSQHQVRFLHPRGWSYYDTLRQKLHWNEGGS
- the hrcA gene encoding heat-inducible transcriptional repressor HrcA → MLDDRAKLLLKALVERYIAEGQPVGSRTLSRASGLELSPATIRNVMSDLEQLGLIASPHTSAGRVPTARGYRLFVDTMMTVQREQFSAPSLPADQPQRVIANAAQLLSNLSHFVGVVVAPRRGSVFRHIEFLRLSERRYLVIIVSPDGDVQNRVVFTDTDYTQQQLVEAANFLNTHYAGLGIEQVRERLKTEVERLRGEIVQLMQTAVDASSEAFAQADEVVISGERNLLEVSDFSSDMSHLRKAFELFEQKTQLMRLLDISSQAEGVRIYIGGESQMVPIEELSVVSAPYEVDGQVVGTLGVIGPTRMPYDRMIQIVDITARLVSNALSHNKGSERG
- a CDS encoding tyrosine-type recombinase/integrase, with amino-acid sequence MSPPVSALCPLPLRAGSLPTGELIELYMTHYSGRDTTRGHRLSWWKARVGHLALQDLSDDHIHVALQGLSQYNSRYFAGRDADHKPIFKARPKPVAPATLNRYAAALAAVLTWAIKKRIAPKHYVHPCRTIERQAENNERVRFLSDDERERLLKACQASGWDKLYLIVLMALTTGARKSDLTSLRWDNIDFERQQAYCGRSKNGDPRVLPLVAPVLALLRQHRGGDAALIFGSTRVPGIAFDFKDHWRRALAAARIRNFRFHDLRHSCASTLAQHGATLLEIADVLGHRQLQMTKRYSHLTTGHKAELIERVWGDLPAATPDS